Proteins encoded within one genomic window of Oryza glaberrima chromosome 12, OglaRS2, whole genome shotgun sequence:
- the LOC127756190 gene encoding deaminated glutathione amidase, chloroplastic/cytosolic — MALASLAAAASLLPAAAAVAAAARSRVSLARCRGMASSSSPSAAAGASAAARVGVVQMTSVGDLDANYATCSRLAKEAASSGVKFLCFPEVFSFIGSKDGESIKIAEPLDGPIMQRYCSLAKESSMWLSLGGFQEKGPDDSHQYNTHVLIDDSGEIRSSYRKIHLFDVDVPGNMVYKESRFTTAGDTVVAVDSPFGRLGLTVCYDLRFPELYQCLRFKHQAQVLLVPSAFTKVTGEAHWEILLRARAIETQCYVIAAAQAGKHNEKRESYGDSIIIDPWGTVIARLPDRLSTGFAVADIDLSKVEAVRTKMPISEHRKFDSVWKTSSL, encoded by the exons ATGGCCTtggcctccctcgccgccgccgcatcgctcctccccgccgccgccgccgtcgccgccgcggcgaggtcaCGCGTGTCGCTCGCCCGCTGCCGCGGGatggcctcctcgtcgtcaccaTCTGCGGCCGCgggggcatcggcggcggcgagggtgggcgtggtGCAGATGACCTCCGTGGGGGACCTCGACGCCAACTACGCCACCTGCTCCCGCCTCGCCAAG GAAGCAGCATCCTCTGGTGTCAAATTTCTTTGCTTTCCTGAGGTATTCTCATTCATAGGCTCCAAGGATGGCGAGTCTATTAAGATTGCTGAACCATTAGATGGCCCAATAATGCAGAGATATTGCTCACTTGCAAA GGAATCAAGTATGTGGTTGTCTCTTGGAGGGTTTCAAGAAAAGGGTCCTGATGattcacaccagtacaatactCATGTACTAATTGATGATTCTGGAGAAATTAGGAGCTCATATCGGAAAATACATCT GTTTGATGTAGATGTACCAGGCAATATGGTGTACAAGGAAAGTCGTTTTACGACAGCAG gTGATACTGTCGTTGCAGTGGATAGTCCTTTTGGACGACTTGGGCTTACTGTTTGCTATGATTTGAGATTTCCAGAGCTTTACCAATGTTTGCGCTTTAAGCATCAAGCTCAG GTCTTACTAGTACCATCCGCGTTCACAAAAGTAACTGGGGAGGCGCACTGGGAAATTCTTCTCCGAGCTCGTGCCATTGAGACACAATGCTAT GTTATTGCAGCAGCTCAAGCTGGAAAACAcaatgagaaaagagagagcTATGGTGATTCTATAATTATTGACCCATGGGGAACAGTTATAGCTCGACTTCCAG ACCGGCTGTCCACTGGGTTTGCTGTCGCAGATATAGACTTGTCGAAAGTTGAGGCTGTGCGAACTAAAATGCCAATCTCTGAG CACCGGAAGTTTGACAGCGTCTGGAAAACCTCATCACTGTAA
- the LOC127758184 gene encoding cyclin-A2-1, with protein sequence MAGRKENPVLTACQAPSGRITRAQAAANRGRFGFAPSVSLPARTERKQTAKGKTKRGALDEITSASTATSAPQPKRRTVLKDVTNIGCANSSKNCTTTSKLQQKSKPTQRVKQIPSKKQCAKKVPKLPPPAVAGTSFVIDSKSSEETQKVELLAKAEEPTNLFENEGLLSLQNIERNRDSNCHEAFFEARNAMDKHELADSKPGDSSGLGFIDIDNDNGNPQMCASYASEIYTNLMASELIRRPRSNYMEALQRDITKRMRGILIDWLVEVSEEYKLVPDTLYLTIDLIDRFLSQHYIERQKLQLLGITSMLIASKYEEICAPRVEEFCFITDNTYTKAEVLKMEGLVLNDLGFHLSVPTTKTFLRRFLRAAQASRNVPSITLGYLANYLAELTLIDYSFLKFLPSVVAASAVFLARWTLDQSDIPWNHTLEHYTSYKSSDIQICVCALRELQHNTSNCPLNAIREKYRQQKFECVANLTSPELGQSLFS encoded by the exons ATGGCTGGAAGGAAGGAAAATCCGGTGCTTACTGCTTGCCAAGCACCCAGTGGTCGAATCACACGAGCTCAAGCTGCTGCAAATCGTGGACGGTTTGGGTTTGCTCCCTCCGTATCACTACCCGCAAGAACTGAACGAAAGCAGACAGCAAAAGGAAAGACAAAAAGGGGAGCTTTGGATGAAATCACTAGTGCAAGTACTGCAACTTCAGCTCCTCAGCCTAAACGGCGCACAGTGCTCAAGGATGTAACCAACATCGGCTGTGCCAACTCATCCAAAAATTGCACCACCACGAGCAAGCTGCAG CAAAAGTCAAAGCCCACCCAAAGGGTGAAACAAATCCCGAGCAAAAAGCAGTGTGCAAAGAAGGTTCCTAAGCTACCCCCTCCGGCTGTTGCTGGAACTTCATTTGTGATTGATTCTAAAAGTTCTGAAGAAACTCAAAAGGTGGAGCTTTTGGCAAAAGCAGAGGAACCCACAAATTTGTTTGAAAACGAGGGGTTACTGTCATTGCAGAATATTGAGCGAAACAGGGACAGTAATTGCCATGAGGCATTCTTTGAGGCAAGAAACGCCATGGATAAACATGAACTCGCTGACTCCAAGCCTG GTGACTCTAGTGGTTTAGGTTTTATAGATATTGACAATGATAATGGAAATCCTCAAATGTGTGCTTCCTATGCTTCAGAGATATACACAAATCTGATGGCCTCTGAG CTTATCAGAAGACCCAGGTCAAATTACATGGAGGCTTTGCAACGTGACATCACAAAGCGCATGCGAGGCATTCTCATTGATTGGCTTGTTGAG GTTTCTGAAGAATATAAGCTTGTGCCAGACACACTCTACCTAACCATTGATCTTATTGACCGATTTCTTTCTCAACATTATATTGAAAGACAGAAACTCCAACTTCTTGGAATAACAAGCATGCTGATTGCCTC GAAATATGAAGAGATATGTGCTCCTCGTGTTGAAGAATTTTGTTTCATAACTGACAATACATACACAAAAGCTGAG GTGCTGAAAATGGAGGGCCTGGTGCTTAATGATCTGGGGTTTCATCTATCTGTTCcaacaacaaaaacatttcTCAG GAGATTCCTTAGAGCCGCACAGGCTTCTCGTAAT GTTCCTTCAATTACCTTGGGATATCTGGCCAATTATCTTGCAGAGCTGACCCTGATCGATTACAGTTTCCTCAAATTTCTTCCTTCAGTGGTGGCAGCATCTGCAGTCTTTCTTGCAAGATGGACACTTGACCAATCTGACATTCCATGG AATCATACTCTTGAGCACTACACTTCTTACAAAAGCTCTGATATTCAAATATGTGTCTGTGCTCTACGGGAACTGCAGCATAACACCAGTAATTGCCCTCTCAATGCTATACGTGAAAAGTATAGGCAACAAAAG TTTGAGTGTGTAGCCAACCTGACATCACCGGAGCTGGGGCAGTCACTCTTCAGCTGA
- the LOC127756567 gene encoding phosphoserine phosphatase, chloroplastic-like codes for MAKMVSQCISPRQSFRVPRFSSARPMLSSRLAIGYANPSFCGVKRSNRPSFIAAALDVPKSMSSPNSESSLPLKEVIWAWCNADAVCFDVDSTVCLDEGIDELADFCGAGQAVAEWTAKAMTGSVPFEEALAARLSLFKPSLGQVEDCMEKRPPRISPGIAELVKMLKAKNVDVYLVSGGFRQMIKPVAMQLGIPPENIFANQLLFGTSGEYVGFDPSEPTSRSGGKAVAVQNIRQKCGYRTLFMVGDGATDLEARQPNGADLFICYAGVQMREAVASKADWLIFDFDELIGYLV; via the exons ATGGCCAAAATGGTTAGTCAGTGTATCTCTCCGCGGCAGTCCTTTCGCGTTCCTCGTTTTTCATCAGCTCGGCCTATGCTAAGTTCACGTTTAGCAATTGGCTATGCCAACCCGTCGTTTTGCGGTGTTAAACGCTCAAATCGTCCGAGTTTTATAGCAGCAGCACTGGATGTACCAAAAAGTATGTCCTCCCCTAATTCAGAGAGCTCCCTGCCTTTGAAAG AGGTTATCTGGGCATGGTGCAATGCTGACGCGGTGTGCTTCGATGTTGACAGCACGGTCTGCTTGGACGAGGGTATCGATGAGCTCGCGGACTTCTGTGGGGCAGGCCAAGCGGTTGCTGAATGGACGGCTAA GGCGATGACTGGGTCAGTTCCGTTTGAAGAGGCATTAGCTGCTCGGCTATCGTTGTTCAAGCCATCTTTGGGGCAAGTTGAGGACTGCATGGAGAAGCGGCCACCAAG AATATCTCCTGGAATTGCTGAGCTTGTTAAGATGCTGAAAGCTAAAAATGTTGATGTGTACCTGGTTTCTGGAGGCTTCCGACAGATGATCAAG CCTGTCGCAATGCAGCTCGGCATTCCTCCTGAAAATATTTTTGCGAACCAGTTACTGTTTGGAACTTCTGGAGAGTATGTTGGTTTTGACCCTTCAGAGCCTACTTCACGAAGTGGAGGCAAAGCTGTAGCAGTTCAAAACATAAGACAG AAGTGTGGTTACAGGACACTCTTTATGGTTGGAGATGGTGCAACTGATCTTGAG GCTCGGCAACCTAATGGAGCAGACTTGTTTATCTGCTATGCTGGTGTGCAGATGAGGGAAGCGGTTGCATCAAAAGCCGATTGGTTGATCTTTGATTTTGACGAACTAATAGGCTATTTGgtttag
- the LOC127757102 gene encoding DNAJ protein JJJ1 homolog has product MASAAAPKRCYYEVLGVPRDCSPADIKLAFRRLALSLHPDKQPPGSDVAAATAAFQELQHAHSVLSDPHERSYYDSHRSQILFSDHHPSSGPGRGGGVASASASPVPDLFAFFSSSAFSGFSDSGRGFYKVYGDVFDRVFAQELAYARRMGMPADAVPTPPVIGNLDSPHAQVAAFYSYWLGFSTAMDFGWAAEWDAARGESRRVRRLMEEDNKKATRKARREYNDAVRGLAAFCKKRDKRVVDMALKKKGEEEKRKAEEAARKKEEERRRKEQAMAYQEPEWARVDEDEAVVFEDDEEEETRAKRKEELYCVACNKKFKSDKQWKNHEQSKKHRDKVSELRMVFEEEEEALKDAEEEEPEEVDVGFDFQPAQESEESEFSDAAEELADELSEGLEVRDEEEKGDKHLGNGEQKVGSYDETSVLEEMLSRSRRKNRKSGFVAPQEEASPAGAMDDDDDEDTSYEINNVKKKGRRRRAAKKGGTYADNGQGRKSENQPEESRHNNDENGADDKMEDPSSNEDSAAASKEDQQKGKTGNTKKNKKGTEKNTTISSEQKGSSKGKKQKEVSKAPSNDCETCGSTFDSRNKLFSHLEETGHAMLKTRQKNR; this is encoded by the exons atggcgtccgcggcggcgccgaagcgGTGCTACTACGAGGTCCTGGGCGTCCCCCGCGACTGCTCCCCGGCCGACATCAAGCTCGCCTTCCGCCGCCTCGCGCTCTCCCTCCACCCCGACAAGCAGCCCCCCGgctccgacgtcgccgccgccaccgccgccttccagGAGCTCCAGCACGCGCACTCCGTCCTCTCCGACCCCCACGAGCGCTCCTACTACGACTCCCACCGCTCCCAGATCCTCTTCTCCGaccaccacccctcctccggccccggccgcggcggcggcgtcgcctccgcctccgcgtccccCGTCCCCGACCTCTtcgccttcttctcctcctccgccttctccgGCTTCTCCGACTCCGGCCGCGGCTTCTACAAGGTCTACGGCGACGTCTTCGACCGGGTCTTCGCGCAGGAGCTCGCCTACGCCCGCCGCATGGGCAtgcccgccgacgccgtcccCACGCCGCCGGTGATCGGGAACCTCGATTCCCCCCACGCGCAGGTCGCCGCGTTCTACAGCTACTGGCTCGGGTTCAGCACCGCGATGGACTTCGGGTGGGCGGCCGAGTGGGACGCCGCGCGGGGGGAGAGCCGCCGGGTGAGGCGGCTCATGGAGGAGGACAACAAGAAGGCGACGCGCAAGGCGCGGCGGGAGTACAACGACGCCGTGAGAGGGCTCGCCGCGTTCTGCAAGAAGAGGGACAAGCGGGTGGTGGACATGGCGCTgaagaagaagggggaggaggagaagaggaaggcggaggaggcggcgaggaagaaggaggaggagaggaggaggaaggagcaAGCGATGGCGTACCAGGAGCCCGAGTGGGCGAGGGTGGACGAGGATGAGGCGGTGGTGTttgaggacgacgaggaggaggagacgagggcgaagaggaaggaggagctGTACTGCGTGGCGTGTAATAAGAAGTTCAAGTCGGACAAGCAGTGGAAGAACCATGAGCAGTCAAAGAAGCATAGAGATAAGGTGTCCGAGCTGAGGATGGTGtttgaagaagaggaagaagcttTGAAGGATGCTGAAGAAGAGGAGCCAGAAGAAGTTGATGTGGGGTTTGATTTTCAGCCTGCACAGGAATCAGAGGAGAGTGAATTTTCAGATGCTGCTGAAGAGTTGGCTGACGAGTTGAGCGAGGGATTGGAGGTGCGTGATGAAGAAGAGAAGGGTGATAAGCACTTGGGTAATGGGGAACAAAAGGTTGGTTCATATGATGAAACCAGTGTGTTAGAGGAAATGCTATCGAGGTCTAGGCGCAAGAATAGGAAGAGTGGTTTTGTCGCTCCTCAGGAGGAAGCTTCACCAGCTGGTGCCatggatgatgatgacgatgaggaTACAAGCTATGAGATTAATAATGTCAAAAAGAAAGGACGCCGGAGACGGGCAGCAAAGAAGGGAGGTACTTATGCTGATAATGGGCAAGGTAGGAAGAGTGAGAATCAGCCTGAGGAATCCAGGCATAATAATGATGAAAATGGTGCTGATGATAAGATGGAAGATCCATCTTCTAATGAAGACAGTGCTGCAGCAAGTAAAGAAGATCAGCAGAAAGGAAAAACCGGTAATACtaaaaagaacaagaaaggCACAGAAAAGAACACAACTATATCTTCTGAACAAAAGGGTTCATCGAAGGGAAAGAAGCAAAAG GAGGTTTCAAAGGCACCCAGTAATGACTGTGAAACGTGTGGATCAACGTTTGACTCAAG GAACAAGTTGTTTTCTCACTTGGAAGAAACAGGTCATGCAATGCTGAAGACACGACAGAAAAATCGCTGA